The following are from one region of the Apostichopus japonicus isolate 1M-3 chromosome 17, ASM3797524v1, whole genome shotgun sequence genome:
- the LOC139954742 gene encoding uncharacterized protein yields MDICLSNRQKRRRIVAEVNRHINSLTESVHIDVETDVPIEPDIYQQHNLEYDSCAAHPSPVSEQAHLPPVAHNLHGEQEHVQCNDSGSDVKHEVHVPASDQSSDHSDDHLAPPFDSSSASSDSNNETDLKEELVQWANNHNITHTAITDLLKVLKKYHPELPKQPRTLLDTSTTYTTVSLSGGQYYHFGVKAGVVAKLPEMANVAEYQELTIQVNIDGLPLFKSSNNQFWPILGMLTNCDLKKPFLIGLFYGLTKPADLHFLDEFVAEAKKLQSDGFMYNEQHLTIKISAIVCDTPARALIKNIKGHSGYYGCDKCIQRGLWLEKVTFPQTNANLRTNASFIAMTNKEHHLGTTPLSELNIGMITAFPADYMHLVRLGVMRRLLKFWTKGPLRTRLGPRVVKAISVKCLGLRTYIPSEFARKPRDLKDIDRWKATEFREFLLYTGPVALLGSLCDELYHNFMLLSIAMLLLLNPRYCLHYCQYAHELLVLFVQHYGQLYGQDMITYNVHGLVHLSDEVKRFGSLDNISCFPFENYLGQLKRKYSMTSYAIVIFTGQGEVALVPEVWCIGTDLCYWPPYKTMLRFEKAVHSCQPPSEQWSKHKIRILSTTDSYEKACRLVRKAEDTSDIQTDANDNPANPPCRKRKRRSRYISDSDESDDTVPNEFAEPSSPPPCPSPSLLSLPLLPIVPPALPPTSDTRSVSLPLPSHTPSGTTISSPDNDRVPSTVAGSTLPPAISYSVARRWPVNSTPSRTTISRPSNSSNINAVQSTSNLSPVGHMSTSGTNVSALHTVNCRWAEPKRSHQEDAA; encoded by the exons ATGGATATCTGTCTAAGCAATCGACAAAAGCGCAGACGGATTGTAGCCGAAGTTAATCGCCACATCAATAGCTTGACAGAGTCAGTTCATATTGATGTGGAAACAGATGTACCCATTGAACCAGATATATATCAACAGCATAACTTGGAATATGATTCATGTGCCGCCCACCCCAGTCCAGTGTCTGAGCAAGCGCACCTACCACCTGTTGCTCATAACTTGCATGGGGAACAGGAACATGTTCAATGTAATGATTCAGGATCAGACGTTAAGCATGAAGTACATGTACCAGCATCGGACCAGAGTTCCGATCATTCTGATGATCACTTGGCACCACCATTTGATTCTTCATCAGCATCTAGTGACTCCAACAATGAAACCGATTTGAAGGAGGAGTTAGTTCAGTGGGCAAACAATCATAACATTACACACACTGCAATAACTGATTTATTAAAGGTCCTTAAAAAATACCACCCAGAGTTACCTAAGCAGCCCAGAACACTCTTAGACACAAGTACCACTTATACAACTGTGTCTCTTTCTGGAGGACAATATTATCACTTTGGGGTGAAAGCAGGAGTAGTGGCCAAGCTACCTGAAATGGCCAATGTTGCAGAGTATCAGGAACTAACGATTCAGGTTAATATTGATGGTCTTCCTCTATTCAAGAGCTCGAATAATCAATTCTGGCCAATATTGGGCATGCTAACAAATTGTGACTTGAAAAAACCCTTTCTTATTGGCCTTTTTTATGGTCTAACAAAACCAGCCGACCTTCATTTTCTGGATGAGTTTGTTGCAGAAGCAAAGAAATTACAAAGTGATGGGTTCATGTATAATGAACAACACCTAACTATCAAAATATCAGCAATAGTTTGTGATACTCCGGCCCGTGCACTCATCAAAAATATAAAGGGACACAGTGGGTATTATGGCTGTGATAAATGTATCCAACGTGGACTTTGGCTAGAGAAAGTCACATTTCCTCAAACCAATGCAAATCTGCGGACCAATGCTTCTTTCATTGCCATGACGAATAAAGAACATCACCTGGGTACAACCCCACTCTCTGAATTAAACATTGGAATGATTACTGCATTTCCTGCAGATTATATGCATCTTGTTCGTTTGGGTGTTATGAGACGTTTATTAAAATTTTGGACAAAGGGTCCATTGAGAACAAGGTTAGGACCAAGAGTTGTTAAGGCAATATCAGTCAAATGTCTAGGGCTCCGCACCTACATCCCTTCTGAATTTGCACGGAAACCAAGAGATTTAAAAGACATTGATCGATGGAAGGCCACTGAATTTAGAGAGTTTCTACTGTATACTGGCCCAGTTGCTTTGCTTGGTAGTTTATGTGATGAGTTGTACCACAATTTCATGCTTCTCTCCATAGCTATGCTCCTTTTACTCAATCCAAGGTATTGCTTACATTATTGTCAGTATGCTCATGAACTATTGGTTttatttgtgcaacattatggacAGTTATACGGTCAAGATATGATCACATATAATGTACATGGACTGGTCCATCTTTCAGATGAGGTAAAGCGGTTTGGTTCACTGGATAACATCTCATGTTTTCCATTTGAGAACTACTTAGGACAACTGAAGAGAAAG TACAGTATGACGTCATATGCAATTGTAATCTTTACTGGACAAGGTGAAGTGGCATTAGTACCAGAAGTATGGTGTATTGGGACAGACCTCTGCTATTGGCCACCATATAAGACGATGCTTAGATTCGAAAAGGCAGTTCACTCTTGTCAGCCACCTTCCGAACAGTGGAGCAAGCATAAGATCCGGATTTTGTCAACTACCG ATTCCTACGAGAAGGCATGCAGGCTGGTTAGAAAAGCAGAAGACACCTCAGATATACAAACAGATGCCAATGATAACCCAGCAAACCCACCATGCAGAAAGCGGAAAAGAAG gAGCCGGTACATTTCAGACTCGGATGAATCTGACGACACTGTCCCAAATGAATTTGCTGAACCATCTTCACCACCACCTTGCCCAAGTCCATCGTTGCTTTCTTTACCATTACTACCTATAGTTCCACCCGCCTTGCCTCCTACCTCAGACACCAGATCTGTTTCACTGCCATTACCAAGCCACACACCATCTGGGACGACTATCTCCAGTCCAGATAATGACCGGGTACCATCAACTGTAGCTG GTTCAACCCTGCCTCCAGCCATCTCATATTCTGTGGCAAGAAGATGGCCAGTAAACAGCACACCATCTAGGACAACTATCTCCAGACCATCAAACTCCTCTAACATCAATGCAGTACAATCCACCTCTAATTTATCTCCAGTTGGGCATATGTCTACATCAGGCACCAATGTATCTG CTTTGCATACTGTCAACTGTAGGTGGGCGGAACCTAAGAGAAGTCATCAAGAGGATGCTGCATGA